Proteins from a single region of Pongo abelii isolate AG06213 chromosome 17, NHGRI_mPonAbe1-v2.0_pri, whole genome shotgun sequence:
- the ZNF516-DT gene encoding LOW QUALITY PROTEIN: putative uncharacterized protein ZNF516-DT (The sequence of the model RefSeq protein was modified relative to this genomic sequence to represent the inferred CDS: inserted 1 base in 1 codon; deleted 1 base in 1 codon): MRVPPAGTWALRPIWTEMGTPLRGSQAPGHIVLLLLVITPQWRWIPSKTPNVAPRSSQRCNPGGYLSGGVSLCASHSQPAALPNLGRNLQKKLLQTRCKGRRLCPKAGDQTXGPFCMCDVSGWGGGGGECGSGSGSRGGGESGRKTGRTSAMKDPRVLKCKLRVTNDLH, from the exons ATGCGGGTCCCGCCGGCGGGCACCTGGGCACTGCGCCCCATCTGGACTGAAATGGGGACACCCCTTCGGGGGTCCCAG GCTCCTGGCCATATTGTTCTCCTTCTCCTCGTGATAACTCCGCAGTGGAGGTGGATTCCGTCCAAAACG CCCAACGTGGCTCCGCGTAGCAGTCAGCGCTGCAATCCTGGCGGTTACCTCAGCGGCGGCGTCTCCCTCTGCGCCTCACACTCGCAGCCCGCGGCCCTCCCCAACTTAGGgcgtaatttacaaaagaaactaCTCCAGACGCGCTGCAAAGGGAGGCGCTTGTGCCCGAAAGCTGGAGATCAGA CGGGGCCATTCTGCATGTGTGATGTTtctgggtgggggggtgggggtggggagtgtgggtcggggtcggggtcgcGGGGCGGGGGGGAGTCAGGCAGAAAGACCGGGAGAACCTCTGCTATGAAGGATCCGCGAGTCCTAAAATGTAAGCTCCGTGTGACTAACGATCTGCACTGA